The Takifugu rubripes chromosome 3, fTakRub1.2, whole genome shotgun sequence genome contains a region encoding:
- the eno1a gene encoding enolase 1a, (alpha) isoform X1 codes for MSILKIHAREIFDSRGNPTVEVDLYTKKGLFRAAVPSGASTGIYEALELRDNDKTRYMGKGVSKAVENINKIIAPALVSKDVNVLDQGKIDKLMLDMDGTDNKSKFGANAILGVSLAVCKAGAAEKGVPLYRHIADLAGNPEVILPVPAFNVINGGSHAGNKLAMQEFMILPVGASSFKEAMRIGAEVYHNLKGVIKEKYGKDATNVGDEGGFAPNILENKEALELLKNAIAKAGYTDKIVIGMDVAASEFYKDGKYDLDFKSPDDPSRYISADQLADIYRGFVKDYPVVSIEDPFDQDDWKAWTNFTASTSIQVVGDDLTVTNPKRISKGVAEKSCNCLLLKVNQIGSVTESLQACKMAQSNGWGVMVSHRSGETEDTFIADLVVGLCTGQIKTGAPCRSERLAKYNQLLRIEEELGDKARFAGKNFRHPI; via the exons ATGTCTATCCTGAAGATCCACGCTCGCGAGATATTCGACTCCCGTGGCAACCCCACCGTGGAGGTTGACCTGTACACCAAGAAAG GTCTGTTCAGAGCTGCCGTCCCCAGCGGCGCCTCCACTGGAATCTACGAGGCTCTGGAGCTCCGTGACAACGACAAAACCCGCTACATGGGCAAAG GTGTCTCTAAAGCTGTTGAGAATATCAATAAAATAATTGCACCCGCACTGGTTAGCAAG GATGTTAACGTTCTGGATCAGGGGAAAATCGACAAGCTGATGCTGGACATGGACGGCACAGACAACAAAT CTAAATTTGGTGCTAACGCCATCCTGGGCGTGTCCCTGGCTGTGTGCAAGGCTGGTGCAGCAGAGAAGGGCGTCCCCCTCTACCGCCACATTGCTGATTTGGCTGGCAACCCCGAAGTCATCCTCCCTGTTCCC GCGTTCAACGTCATCAATGGCGGCTCCCACGCAGGCAACAAGCTGGCCATGCAGGAGTTCATGATCCTGCCCGTGGGGGCGAGCAGCTTCAAAGAGGCCATGCGCATCGGTGCTGAGGTCTACCACAACCTGAAGGGCGTCATCAAGGAGAAGTACGGAAAGGACGCCACCAATGTGGGAGACGAGGGAGGCTTTGCCCCCAACATCCTGGAGAACAAGGAAG ctctggagctgctgaagaacgCCATCGCCAAGGCTGGCTACACCGACAAGATCGTGATCGGCATGGACGTGGCTGCCTCCGAGTTCTACAAGGACGGCAAGTATGACCTGGACTTCAAGTCGCCCGACGACCCGAGCCGCTACATCTCAGCTGACCAGCTGGCTGACATCTACAGGGGCTTCGTCAAAGATTACCCAG TGGTGTCCATCGAGGACCCCTTTGACCAGGATGACTGGAAGGCGTGGACCAATTTTACAGCCAGCACCAGCATTCAGGTGGTGGGCGACGACCTCACGGTCACCAACCCCAAACGCATCAGCAAGGGCGTGGCCGAGAAATCCTGCAACTGCCTGCTGCTCAAAGTGAACCAGATCGGCTCCGTCACGGAGTCCCTGCAGGC CTGCAAGATGGCCCAGAGCAACGGCTGGGGCGTGATGGTCAGCCACCGCTCCGGGGAGACGGAGGACACCTTCATCGCTGACCTGGTGGTCGGCCTCTGCACTGGACAG ATCAAGACTGGCGCCCCGTGCCGATCTGAGCGTCTGGCCAAGTACAACCAGCTGCTCAG GATTGAGGAAGAACTCGGAGACAAGGCCCGCTTTGCCGGCAAGAACTTCAGGCACCCCATCTGA
- the eno1a gene encoding enolase 1a, (alpha) isoform X2 gives MSILKIHAREIFDSRGNPTVEVDLYTKKGLFRAAVPSGASTGIYEALELRDNDKTRYMGKGVKRAVKYVNDFLAPALCNQDVNVLDQGKIDKLMLDMDGTDNKSKFGANAILGVSLAVCKAGAAEKGVPLYRHIADLAGNPEVILPVPAFNVINGGSHAGNKLAMQEFMILPVGASSFKEAMRIGAEVYHNLKGVIKEKYGKDATNVGDEGGFAPNILENKEALELLKNAIAKAGYTDKIVIGMDVAASEFYKDGKYDLDFKSPDDPSRYISADQLADIYRGFVKDYPVVSIEDPFDQDDWKAWTNFTASTSIQVVGDDLTVTNPKRISKGVAEKSCNCLLLKVNQIGSVTESLQACKMAQSNGWGVMVSHRSGETEDTFIADLVVGLCTGQIKTGAPCRSERLAKYNQLLRIEEELGDKARFAGKNFRHPI, from the exons ATGTCTATCCTGAAGATCCACGCTCGCGAGATATTCGACTCCCGTGGCAACCCCACCGTGGAGGTTGACCTGTACACCAAGAAAG GTCTGTTCAGAGCTGCCGTCCCCAGCGGCGCCTCCACTGGAATCTACGAGGCTCTGGAGCTCCGTGACAACGACAAAACCCGCTACATGGGCAAAG GAGTCAAAAGGGCCGTTAAATATGTAAATGACTTCTTAGCCCCCGCTTTGTGCAACCAG GATGTTAACGTTCTGGATCAGGGGAAAATCGACAAGCTGATGCTGGACATGGACGGCACAGACAACAAAT CTAAATTTGGTGCTAACGCCATCCTGGGCGTGTCCCTGGCTGTGTGCAAGGCTGGTGCAGCAGAGAAGGGCGTCCCCCTCTACCGCCACATTGCTGATTTGGCTGGCAACCCCGAAGTCATCCTCCCTGTTCCC GCGTTCAACGTCATCAATGGCGGCTCCCACGCAGGCAACAAGCTGGCCATGCAGGAGTTCATGATCCTGCCCGTGGGGGCGAGCAGCTTCAAAGAGGCCATGCGCATCGGTGCTGAGGTCTACCACAACCTGAAGGGCGTCATCAAGGAGAAGTACGGAAAGGACGCCACCAATGTGGGAGACGAGGGAGGCTTTGCCCCCAACATCCTGGAGAACAAGGAAG ctctggagctgctgaagaacgCCATCGCCAAGGCTGGCTACACCGACAAGATCGTGATCGGCATGGACGTGGCTGCCTCCGAGTTCTACAAGGACGGCAAGTATGACCTGGACTTCAAGTCGCCCGACGACCCGAGCCGCTACATCTCAGCTGACCAGCTGGCTGACATCTACAGGGGCTTCGTCAAAGATTACCCAG TGGTGTCCATCGAGGACCCCTTTGACCAGGATGACTGGAAGGCGTGGACCAATTTTACAGCCAGCACCAGCATTCAGGTGGTGGGCGACGACCTCACGGTCACCAACCCCAAACGCATCAGCAAGGGCGTGGCCGAGAAATCCTGCAACTGCCTGCTGCTCAAAGTGAACCAGATCGGCTCCGTCACGGAGTCCCTGCAGGC CTGCAAGATGGCCCAGAGCAACGGCTGGGGCGTGATGGTCAGCCACCGCTCCGGGGAGACGGAGGACACCTTCATCGCTGACCTGGTGGTCGGCCTCTGCACTGGACAG ATCAAGACTGGCGCCCCGTGCCGATCTGAGCGTCTGGCCAAGTACAACCAGCTGCTCAG GATTGAGGAAGAACTCGGAGACAAGGCCCGCTTTGCCGGCAAGAACTTCAGGCACCCCATCTGA
- the ca6 gene encoding carbonic anhydrase 6, whose amino-acid sequence MEQICVFASALFFCVVSAGVHLDGIHWTYTEGALDQMHWPTKYPACGGKQQSPIDIQRRNVRFNPDMLQLKLSGYNAQRGDFLMTNNGHTVQIDLPPTMMITEGLPGKYTAVQMHLHWGGWDLEASGAEHTIDGIRYMAELHVVHYNSDKYKSFIEARDKPDGLAVLAFFYDDGHFENTYYSDFISNLGKIKYAGQSMNISSLDMRSMLPENLNHFFRYQGSLTTPPCYESILWTVFDTPITLSHNQIRKLESTLMDLDNKTLWNDYRIAQPLNDRMVESSFLPRLGKGTFCRQDEIESKLLKIEGLITSLGKYLYAGGIRGSGPQNKNEHTGLFPLVLNFQDNNDGGYALAHVSHPIYLNAFTICMHVLSKPEEINTVLSYSSSEHDNEITISITEDMNAREVGLWIGNAFVNLPHSFRAHDWTNYCVTWSSDLGAAELWINGMVGEQRYLKSGYSVSLSGVFILGRDQDGVLGISNSNAFVGKMTDVNMWDYRLSTADIRDQMSCEGNSTVVGNVISWGTTRLSLYGGVELDGQYRCS is encoded by the exons ATGGAGCAGATCTGCGTGTTCGCCTCcgctcttttcttctgtgtggTCAGTGCTGGCGTTCACCTTGATGGCATACACTGGACGTACACAG AGGGGGCTTTGGATCAGATGCACTGGCCCACCAAATACCCTGCATGTGGAGGAAAGCAGCAGTCGCCCATCGACATCCAGCGACGCAACGTGCGATTCAACCCAGACATGTTGCAGCTGAAGCTGAGCGGCTACAATGCTCAGAGGGGGGATTTCCTCATGACCAACAACGGTCACACCG TTCAAATTGACCTTCCCCCCACCATGATGATCACAGAGGGACTCCCGGGGAAATACACAGCTGTCCAGATGCATCTGCACTGGGGCGGCTGGGACCTGGAGGCCAGCGGAGCGGAGCACACTATAGACGGCATCCGCTACATGGCAGAG CTCCACGTCGTCCATTATAATTCTGACAAGTACAAGAGCTTTATTGAAGCCAGAGACAAACCTGACGGCCTGGCTGTACTCGCCTTTTTCTATGAT GATGGACATTTTGAGAACACCTACTACAGCGATTTCATCTCCAACCTGGGCAAAATCAAGTATGCAG GTCAGTCCATGAATATATCCAGCCTGGACATGCGCTCCATGCTCCCCGAGAACCTGAACCACTTCTTCAGATACCAGGGCTCCCTCACCACGCCGCCGTGCTACGAGAGCATCCTCTGGACGGTGTTTGACACGCCTATCACTCTCTCCCACAACCAG ATCAGGAAGCTGGAGAGCACCCTGATGGACTTAGACAACAAGACCCTGTGGAACGACTACCGCATCGCTCAGCCCCTCAATGACCGCATGGTGGAGTCGTCGTTCCTGCCGCGCCTTGGGAAGGGAA CCTTTTGCCGTCAAGATGAGATTGAATCCAAGCTCCTTAAGATCGAAGGTCTGATCACATCACTGGGGAAGTACCTTTATGCAG GTGGGATTCGCGGCTCAGGGCCGCAAAATAAAAACG AGCATACTGGTCTGTTTCCTCTGGTGCTCAACTTCCAGGACAACAATGACGGTGGTTACGCTTTAGCTCACGTCAGCCATCCCATCTACCTGAACGCCTTTACCATCTGCATGCACGTCCTGTCCAAGCCCGAGGAGATCAACACGGTCCTCTCCTACTCCAGCAGTGAACACGACAATGAAATCACCATTTCCATCACTGAAGACATGAACGCGAGAGAGGTGGGCCTGTGGATCGGCAACGCGTTTGTTAACCTGCCGCACAGTTTCAGGGCCCACGACTGGACCAACTATTGTGTCACATGGTCGTCCGACTTGGGCGCAGCAGAGCTTTGGATCAACGGCATGGTGGGGGAGCAGCGGTACCTGAAGAGCGGGTACTCGGTCAGCCTCAGCGGGGTGTTCATCCTGGGCAGAGACCAGGATGGAGTACTGGGCATCTCGAATTCAAACGCATTTGTGGGCAAGATGACCGATGTCAACATGTGGGACTACCGTCTGAGCACGGCAGACATCCGAGACCAGATGTCATGTGAGGGGAACAGCACTGTGGTGGGCAACGTGATAAGCTGGGGGACCACCAGACTGAGTCTTTATGGAGGAGTAGAGCTGGACGGTCAGTACCGATGCTCCTGA
- the slc2a5 gene encoding solute carrier family 2, facilitated glucose transporter member 5, producing MDEKETWGKPVERRGRLTAVLALATLISAFGSSFQYGYNVAVINSPAPFMQQFYNTTYVERYGQPMEENFLTLLWSLSVSMYPLGGFFGSLMVAPLVNKLGRKGTLLFNNVFSIVPAVMMGVSEIAKSYEIVIVARFIVGICAGLSSNVVPMYLGELAPKNLRGALGIIPQLFITIGILCAQVLGIRHILGNSTGWTLMLGLTGIPAVLELLLLPFFPESPRYMLIQRGDEETAQRALQRLRGWEDVEEELSEMRLEDQSEKAEGRLSVLNLLSQPSLRWQLVSIVVMNMGQQLSGVNAIYYYADSIYASAGVKQNDIQYVTVGTGAVNVFMTIAAVFIVEASGRRLLLLIGFGICCTACVLLTAALSLQNSVFWMPYISIICVIIYVVGHAIGPSPIPYVVTTEMFRQSARPAAFMVAGSVHWLSNFTVGLVFPFMERGLGPYSFIIFSIICLLTLVYIWLVVPETKSKTFLEICQMFASRNNVEIKLGDGDLPLKEKGPRATAL from the exons ATGGACGAGAAGGAAACATGGGGGAAGcctgtggagaggagaggg CGTCTGACTGCAGTTTTGGCCCTGGCGACACTCATATCTGCATTCGGCTCATCGTTTCAGTACGGGTACAACGTGGCTGTGATCAACTCTCCAGCGCCG TTCATGCAGCAGTTCTACAACACCACCTATGTGGAGCGTTATGGTCAACCCATGGAGGAGAacttcctcactctcctctggtCTCTCTCAGTCTCTATGTACCCACTGGGGGGCTTCTTTGGCTCCCTgatggtggctcctctggtcaaCAAGTTAGGGAG GAAGGGCACCCTCCTCTTCAACAACGTCTTCTCCATCGTCCCCGCTGTGATGATGGGGGTCAGCGAAATTGCCAAGTCCTATGAGATCGTCATCGTGGCTAGGTTTATAGTGGGCATCTGTGCAG GTCTGTCGTCCAACGTGGTGCCAATGTACCTGGGAGAGCTCGCTCCCAAGAACCTGAGGGGAGCCCTCGGCATCATACCGCAGCTGTTTATCACGATCGGCATCCTCTGCGCGCAAGTGCTGGGCATCAGACACATACTGGGCAACAGCACTG GCTGGACACTTATGCTGGGTTTGACCGGCATCCCCGCCGTCCTcgagcttctgctgctgcctttcttcCCGGAGAGCCCCAGGTACATGCTCATTcagagaggagacgaggagacaGCGCAGAGAG CGCTGCAGCGCCTGCGCGGCtgggaggacgtggaggaggagctgtccgAGATGCGTCTGGAGGACCAGTCGGAAAAGGCCGAGGGCCGGCTGTCGGTGCTGAACCTGCTCTCTCAGCCTTCCCTTCGCTGGCAGCTGGTTTCCATCGTTGTCATGAACATGGGCCAGCAGCTGTCAGGGGTCAACGCG ATCTACTACTACGCTGACAGCATATACGCCTCAGCTGGGGTCAAGCAGAATGACATCCAATACGTCACCGTGGGAACGGGAGCAGTGAATGTCTTTATGACCATAGCTGCT GTCTTCATCGTGGAGGCTTCTGGCCGacggctgctcctcctcatcggGTTTGGCATCTGCTGCACAGCCTGTGTGCTGCTGACCGCCGCGCTCAGCCTCCAG AACAGCGTCTTTTGGATGCCCTACATCAGCATCATCTGTGTCATCATCTACGTCGTGGGTCACGCCATCGGACCCA GTCCTATTCCTTATGTGGTGACAACGGAGATGTTCAGGCAGTCGGCTAGGCCCGCAGCCTTCATGGTGGCTGGATCTGTCCACTGGCTCTCCAACTTCACGGTTGGCCTCGTCTTTCCTTTCATGGAG aGAGGCCTGGGCCCCTATAGCTTCATCATCTTTTCCATCATCTGTCTGCTCACGCTGGTCTACATCTGGCTGGTGGTCCCGGAGACAAAGAGCAAGACTTTCCTGGAGATCTGCCAGATGTTCGCCTCCAGGAACAATGTGGAGATCAAACTGGGCGACGGAGATCTGCCCCTCAAAGAAAAGGGGCCACGAGCCACGGCCCtctga